In a single window of the Zea mays cultivar B73 chromosome 5, Zm-B73-REFERENCE-NAM-5.0, whole genome shotgun sequence genome:
- the LOC100282503 gene encoding L-lactate dehydrogenase, with translation MKKATSLSELGFDAGDASSGFFRPVSGDSSTPTSQHHRRRLTKVSVIGAGNVGMAIAQTILTRDLADEIALVDAVPDKLRGEMLDLQHAAAFLPRTRLVSGTDMSVTRGSDLVIVTAGARQIQGETRLDLLQRNVALFRKIVPPLAEQSHDALLLVVSNPVDVLTYVAWKLSGFPASRVIGSGTNLDSSRFRFLLAEHLDVNAQDVQAYMVGEHGDSSVAVWSSVSVAGMPVLKSLQESHRCFDEEALEGIRRAVVDSAYEVISLKGYTSWAIGYSVASLAASLLRDQRRIHPVSVLARGFHGIPDGNDVFLSLPARLGRAGVQGVAEMELTEEEAKRLRRSAKTIWENCQLLGL, from the exons atgaagaaggccaCTTCGCTCTCCGAGCTGGGCTTCGACGCCGGCGACGCGTCGTCGGGCTTCTTCCGCCCTGTGTCCGGCGACTCGTCGACGCCGACGTCGCAGCACCACCGGCGGAGGCTGACCAAGGTGTCGGTCATCGGCGCGGGCAACGTGGGGATGGCCATCGCGCAGACCATCCTCACGCGCGACCTGGCCGACGAGATCGCGCTGGTGGACGCGGTCCCGGACAAGCTCCGCGGGGAGATGCTGGACCTGCAGCACGCGGCGGCGTTCCTGCCGCGCACGCGCCTCGTGTCCGGCACCGACATGTCCGTGACCAGGGGCTCGGACCTGGTCATCGTGACGGCCGGGGCGCGGCAGATCCAGGGCGAGACGAGGCTCGACCTGCTCCAGCGGAACGTGGCGCTGTTCCGCAAGATCGTGCCGCCGCTGGCGGAGCAGTCCCACGACGCGCTGCTGCTCGTCGTGTCCAACCCCGTGGACGTGCTCACCTACGTCGCCTGGAAGCTTTCGGGCTTCCCGGCCAGCCGCGTCATCGGATCCGGCACCAACCTCGACTCGTCCAGGTTCAGGTTCCTTCTCGCCGAGCACCTCGACGTCAACGCCCAGGACGTACAG GCGTACATGGTCGGCGAGCACGGCGACAGCTCGGTGGCGGTGTGGTCGAGCGTGAGCGTGGCGGGGATGCCGGTGCTCAAGTCGCTGCAGGAGAGCCACCGCTGCTTCGACGAGGAGGCGCTGGAGGGCATCCGCCGCGCCGTCGTCGACAGCGCCTACGAGGTCATCAGCCTCAAGGGCTACACCTCCTGGGCCATCGGCTACTCCGTCGCCAGCCTCGCCGCGTCGCTGCTCCGGGACCAGCGCCGCATCCACCCGGTCTCCGTCCTCGCCAGGGGGTTCCACGGCATCCCCGACGGGAACGACGTCTTCCTCAGCCTGCCCGCCAGGCTCGGCCGCGCCGGCGTCCAGGGCGTCGCCGAGATGGAGCTCACCGAGGAGGAGGCCAAACGACTGCGCCGCTCCGCCAAGACCATCTGGGAGA